Proteins encoded within one genomic window of Betaproteobacteria bacterium:
- a CDS encoding DUF3141 domain-containing protein has translation ADLATTPKSPWEVWTDWARYGVDFAQRSVLFWDTMRQRGNQFVEHERQGLPPVLHFEYEVLLDARTFEKPVNYALLRIVPPAGVTVDAKRRPYVIIDPRAGHGPGIGGFKDDSQVGVALRDGHPVYFVMFFREPEPGQTLLDVCEAEARFARHVRELHPDSPKPAIVGNCQGGWAAMMLAAAHPDDMGPIVINGAPMSYWGGAWKDGEGDNPMRYAGGNLGGTWLSSFAADLGNGVFDGAALVQNFENLNPANTFWDKYYRLFANIDTEPPRFLEFERWWGGFYLMNREEIEWITQNLFVGNRLWSGDAKSAAGKVFDLREVKSPIVLFASMGDNITPPQQAFNWVADVYGSTYDIKARGQVIVGLLHENVGHLGIFVSGKVATKEHSQIVSVLKSIEALAPGLYGMKIVETRGAGGTPQYEVEFEEKQIEEVCSRLNRFRRVDEKPFQAVAAVSDFNQRAYELFAQPLVQSLANEYTAKLSRDFQPLRAERWSFSDLNPWLGWLAPAAEMVKAQRQELGPDAAGRRIEKMLSEFTSASLDYYRELRDAASEAMFFQTYGNLFALYLADKSGAQAGPAPVVAPQDLPVVQEALAAVDRGGYAEAIARVASLLMADDQVLPLARLELKRDLMTDYAHLLPDLAPDARRRIRGEQDIIVRYAREQAVATLPKLLADPADRDRFIELLTNLRSDPRLL, from the coding sequence TGCGGATCTCGCGACCACGCCGAAGTCGCCGTGGGAGGTGTGGACGGACTGGGCGCGCTACGGCGTCGATTTCGCGCAGCGCAGCGTGCTCTTCTGGGACACCATGCGCCAGCGTGGCAACCAGTTCGTCGAGCACGAGCGTCAGGGGCTGCCGCCGGTGCTGCATTTCGAGTACGAGGTTCTGCTCGACGCGCGCACCTTCGAAAAGCCGGTCAACTACGCCCTGCTGCGCATCGTCCCGCCCGCCGGCGTGACGGTGGACGCGAAGCGCCGGCCATACGTGATCATCGACCCGCGCGCCGGACACGGTCCGGGCATCGGTGGCTTCAAGGACGATTCGCAGGTCGGCGTCGCCCTGCGCGACGGCCACCCCGTCTATTTCGTCATGTTCTTCCGCGAGCCGGAGCCTGGCCAAACGCTGCTCGACGTGTGCGAAGCCGAAGCGCGCTTCGCGCGCCACGTGCGGGAACTGCACCCGGACAGCCCGAAGCCCGCCATCGTCGGCAACTGCCAGGGCGGCTGGGCGGCGATGATGCTCGCGGCCGCGCATCCGGACGACATGGGGCCGATCGTGATCAACGGCGCGCCGATGTCGTACTGGGGCGGGGCGTGGAAGGACGGCGAGGGCGACAACCCAATGCGCTACGCGGGCGGCAACCTCGGCGGCACCTGGCTCTCTTCCTTCGCCGCGGACCTTGGCAACGGCGTCTTCGACGGTGCGGCGCTGGTGCAGAACTTCGAGAATCTGAATCCCGCGAACACCTTCTGGGACAAGTACTACCGCCTCTTCGCCAACATCGATACCGAACCGCCGCGCTTCCTCGAGTTCGAGCGCTGGTGGGGCGGCTTCTACCTCATGAACCGCGAAGAGATCGAGTGGATCACGCAGAACCTCTTCGTCGGCAACCGGCTGTGGTCGGGGGATGCTAAGAGCGCAGCCGGCAAGGTGTTCGATCTGCGCGAAGTCAAGTCCCCGATCGTCCTCTTCGCGTCGATGGGCGACAACATCACGCCGCCGCAACAGGCCTTCAACTGGGTCGCGGACGTCTACGGCTCGACCTACGACATCAAGGCGCGCGGCCAGGTGATCGTCGGTCTGCTGCACGAGAATGTCGGCCACCTCGGCATCTTCGTCTCCGGCAAGGTGGCGACGAAGGAGCATTCGCAGATCGTGTCGGTGTTGAAGTCGATCGAGGCGCTGGCACCGGGTCTCTACGGCATGAAGATCGTGGAAACGCGGGGTGCGGGCGGGACTCCGCAGTACGAAGTCGAGTTCGAGGAGAAGCAGATCGAGGAAGTCTGCTCGCGCCTGAACCGCTTCCGCCGCGTCGACGAGAAGCCGTTCCAGGCGGTCGCCGCCGTTTCCGACTTCAACCAGCGCGCCTACGAGCTTTTCGCGCAGCCGCTGGTGCAGTCGCTCGCCAACGAATACACGGCGAAACTCTCGCGCGATTTCCAGCCGCTGCGCGCCGAGCGCTGGTCGTTCTCGGACCTGAATCCCTGGCTCGGGTGGCTCGCGCCTGCAGCGGAAATGGTGAAGGCGCAGCGTCAGGAGCTTGGCCCCGACGCGGCCGGTCGCCGTATCGAGAAAATGCTCTCGGAGTTCACCAGCGCGTCGCTCGACTACTACCGCGAGCTGCGCGACGCGGCGAGCGAGGCGATGTTCTTCCAGACCTATGGCAATCTCTTCGCGCTGTACCTGGCGGACAAGAGCGGCGCGCAAGCGGGGCCGGCACCGGTCGTGGCGCCGCAGGACCTGCCCGTGGTGCAGGAGGCGCTCGCCGCCGTCGACCGCGGCGGCTATGCGGAGGCGATCGCACGTGTTGCTTCGCTACTCATGGCGGATGATCAGGTCCTGCCGCTGGCGCGGCTCGAACTCAAGCGCGATCTCATGACGGATTACGCACACCTCCTGCCGGATCTCGCGCCGGACGCGCGCCGGCGCATCCGCGGCGAACAGGACATCATCGTGCGCTACGCGCGCGAGCAGGCGGTGGCGACGTTGCCGAAGCTGCTGGCCGATCCCGCCGACCGCGACCGCTTCATCGAGTTGCTCACCAATCTGCGCAGCGATCCGCGTCTGCTCG